In Notamacropus eugenii isolate mMacEug1 chromosome 1, mMacEug1.pri_v2, whole genome shotgun sequence, one genomic interval encodes:
- the SFTPC gene encoding surfactant protein C: MDMSTKEALMESALPPPDYSVTPQGRFRIPCCPLHLKRLLIIVVVVVLVVVVVLGALLMGLHMSQKHTEMVLEMSIGGPDAQQRLALSRQEGTVSTFSVGSSGTVVYDYYRLLIAYKPALGATCYITQMTPEDIPSLDVITRKFQSHLAKPSLPTAKLDHEEDSHASSESQVDPAFLGTTMNVLCGEVPPYYI, encoded by the exons ATGGATATGAGCACCAAAGAGGCTCTGATGGAGAGTGCACTGCCACCACCG GACTACTCCGTCACCCCTCAAGGCCGATTTAGAATACCCTGCTGCCCTCTCCACCTCAAGCGGTTGCTCAtcattgtggtggtggtggttttggtggtggtggtggtgctagGGGCCCTGCTCATGGGGCTGCACATGAGTCAGAAGCACACAGAGATG GTTCTGGAGATGAGCATTGGGGGGCCAGATGCCCAGCAGCGCCTGGCCCTCAGCAGGCAAGAGGGAACTGTCTCTACCTTCTCCGTTGGCTCCTCTGGCACTGTGGTCTATGATTACTATCGG CTCTTAATTGCATACAAGCCTGCCCTGGGTGCCACCTGTTACATCACTCAAATGACTCCAGAGGATATCCCCAGTCTAGATGTCATCACCCGAAAATTTCAGAGTCACCTG gctAAACCTTCTTTGCCTACTGCTAAACTGGATCATGAGGAGGACTCCCATGCCAGCTCAGAGTCCCAGGTGGACCCAGCCTTCCTGGGCACTACTATGAATGTCCTTTGTGGCGAGGTTCCTCCGTACTACATTTAG